In one window of Chiloscyllium punctatum isolate Juve2018m chromosome 11, sChiPun1.3, whole genome shotgun sequence DNA:
- the stx11a gene encoding syntaxin-11a, which produces MKDRLEELIECSKLSQQQAETEDEVDSTREGLVFECDFILQVLHKEVQQIQEENGRLKVDIKRLGKQNTRFLTSMRRLSSIKRDSNSIAKDIKSRGEKIHRRLQDLNNYINEITNTHGPNAAIVRIAQAQHFAVLHTFHNAMSEYNKEEMKQRENCKTRIQRQLEIMGKDISNNEMEEMIEQGKWDVFSGNLLSEVRGARTALSEIEQRHRELLKLECRVREIHDLFLQMAVLVEEQSETLNNIEINVQKVQDYMGEAKVQLKKAVEHKRNNICRKIFCCCCL; this is translated from the coding sequence ATGAAGGACAGACTTGAAGAATTGATCGAATGTTCAAAATTGTCCCAACAGCAAGCAGAGACCGAAGATGAGGTGGATTCCACTCGTGAAGGCTTGGTATTTGAATGTGACTTCATTCTGCAGGTGCTTCACAAAGAAGTGCAACAAATCCAAGAGGAAAATGGGCGCCTGAAAGTGGACATTAAACGTCTAGGAAAGCAGAACACTCGCTTCCTGACCTCGATGAGACGTCTTAGCAGCATAAAGCGGGATTCAAACTCTATTGCAAAAGATATAAAAAGTCGGGGTGAGAAGATCCACCGGAGGCTGCAGGACCTAAACAATTACATCAACGAGATAACGAATACACATGGGCCTAATGCTGCCATTGTTCGGATTGCCCAGGCACAGCACTTTGCTGTCTTGCACACTTTCCACAACGCCATGTCGGAGTATAACAAGGAGGAGATGAAGCAGCGGGAAAACTGCAAGACCCGGATCCAACGGCAGCTTGAGATCATGGGAAAAGACATTTCCAACAACGAGATGGAGGAGATGATAGAACAGGGGAAGTGGGATGTGTTCTCCGGAAACCTGCTGAGCGAAGTGCGAGGGGCACGCACTGCTCTGTCAGAAATTGAGCAGCGGCACCGGGAGCTGCTGAAGTTGGAGTGTCGCGTCCGTGAGATCCATGACTTGTTCCTGCAGATGGCAGTTTTGGTGGAGGAACAATCAGAGACCCTCAACAACATCGAGATAAATGTGCAGAAGGTTCAAGATTACATGGGGGAGGCCAAAGTGCAGCTGAAGAAAGCTGTGGAACACAAGAGAAACAATATTTGTCGAAAGATCTTCTGCTGTTGTTGCCTCTGA